In the Brevinematales bacterium genome, one interval contains:
- a CDS encoding NfeD family protein → MNGQVISNTITNLTTNIPTSTTNILIQTIGTPGLEYWIWASIGTLFFVLELFIPGFIFFWFGLSAIFVSVLTLFLIKTLELQIIVWLGLSITLIISYFYLKKKKYSDNKESQDPIFNYVGIKGDVIQSIVGSKIGKVRLDVPINGISDWNAISQNPDETIEVGSRVEVVGIEGIKLIVRKI, encoded by the coding sequence ATGAATGGACAAGTAATATCAAATACTATCACCAACCTAACCACAAACATTCCAACAAGCACAACCAACATTCTAATTCAAACAATAGGAACTCCAGGACTTGAGTATTGGATTTGGGCATCTATTGGAACACTTTTCTTTGTACTCGAATTATTTATACCTGGATTTATATTTTTCTGGTTTGGTCTATCAGCAATATTTGTGTCAGTTTTAACACTTTTTCTAATCAAAACTTTAGAACTACAAATAATAGTTTGGTTAGGTTTATCAATCACACTAATAATATCTTACTTTTACCTAAAAAAGAAAAAATACTCAGACAATAAAGAAAGTCAAGATCCAATATTTAATTATGTGGGAATAAAAGGAGATGTAATACAGTCAATAGTTGGAAGTAAAATAGGTAAAGTTAGACTAGATGTACCTATAAATGGAATAAGCGATTGGAACGCTATCTCTCAAAACCCAGATGAAACTATTGAGGTAGGATCAAGAGTTGAAGTTGTAGGAATTGAAGGAATAAAGTTAATAGTAAGAAAGATCTAA
- a CDS encoding MFS transporter: MEKWIKEREFSLKISIIEGSISSISGAIIHQGFFLQSFIIFLNGPDFWISIIPNSQFIFSFLGILSGYYLTRFGERKKSAIITNTIYRGIFILPAVALLFFGRSHLTLTIFIISTLISFLFFRFLMVIWMRWMDLLVFEETRGRYLGIRKTFTTFFLLVGFLLGGYLIEIFTRMGKGEVAYFMLFLIVALIGVISSWLYSFQFDTKTKTRSINFRQFLSLALSSVKVKKLRGIIIFFALFEGVSAIGVPFIPVQILKGFGLSTEYLGIQFSIYAISMAISSYFWGVLLDKFGPRSVLQLSTLGLCFTISLWFFIPKELWFILSFFEPFISGVFSGGYESVFMYMIFSEVRPRFKDYFFSVVSAINGFTILIGSIMSGIVVLLFGDLNVFILYKDFKVYEFLFLLTLIGRVVTSMFLIPDINYKKNVKSAIDLLRVTFTKIFQG, translated from the coding sequence ATGGAGAAGTGGATTAAGGAGAGAGAATTCTCATTAAAGATTTCAATAATTGAAGGTAGTATCTCCTCGATATCTGGTGCGATAATACATCAAGGTTTTTTCTTGCAGAGTTTTATAATATTTTTGAATGGTCCTGACTTTTGGATTTCTATCATACCTAATTCTCAGTTTATATTTTCGTTTCTGGGAATATTAAGTGGTTACTACTTAACTAGGTTTGGTGAGAGGAAAAAATCTGCTATTATTACAAATACTATCTATAGAGGTATATTTATACTTCCTGCGGTAGCATTGCTTTTTTTTGGTAGATCTCATTTGACGCTTACTATTTTCATAATTTCTACACTTATATCCTTTCTGTTCTTTAGGTTTTTGATGGTTATATGGATGAGGTGGATGGATCTTTTAGTTTTTGAGGAAACTAGAGGAAGATATTTGGGTATTAGGAAAACATTTACAACATTCTTTTTGTTAGTTGGATTTCTTCTTGGTGGTTATTTAATAGAGATTTTTACAAGAATGGGAAAAGGTGAAGTTGCATATTTTATGTTGTTTTTAATTGTTGCTTTAATAGGTGTGATTAGTAGCTGGCTTTATAGTTTTCAGTTTGATACCAAGACTAAAACTAGAAGTATAAATTTTAGACAATTTTTATCTCTTGCATTGAGTTCTGTAAAGGTCAAGAAATTGAGAGGAATAATTATATTTTTTGCTTTATTTGAAGGAGTTTCTGCAATAGGTGTACCTTTTATACCTGTTCAAATACTTAAGGGGTTTGGTCTTTCGACAGAGTATTTAGGAATACAATTTTCAATATATGCCATAAGTATGGCTATTTCAAGTTATTTTTGGGGAGTTTTGCTTGATAAGTTTGGTCCTAGAAGCGTTTTACAGCTTTCAACGCTAGGGCTTTGTTTTACTATATCGCTATGGTTTTTTATTCCAAAAGAGCTTTGGTTTATATTATCTTTTTTTGAACCTTTTATATCAGGAGTATTCTCTGGAGGGTATGAGTCTGTTTTTATGTATATGATCTTCTCGGAAGTGAGACCTAGATTCAAAGATTACTTCTTCTCTGTGGTAAGTGCTATTAATGGTTTTACTATACTTATTGGGAGTATAATGTCTGGTATTGTTGTTTTATTGTTTGGAGATCTAAATGTTTTTATACTTTATAAGGATTTTAAGGTTTATGAGTTTCTGTTTCTTTTGACTTTAATTGGTAGGGTGGTAACTTCTATGTTCTTGATTCCTGATATAAATTACAAAAAGAACGTTAAGAGTGCTATAGATCTTTTGAGAGTAACATTCACAAAAATATTCCAAGGATAG